The following coding sequences are from one Sphingobium sp. Cam5-1 window:
- a CDS encoding Hpt domain-containing protein, which produces MSYDPGALNAALAAAVGEDFTLIADLRVAFMESAERQLGLLRNAQSDANWEVASWRLKGLAASFGLTHLMALADEAADCARGDPRILRQLRMAIDRLQQS; this is translated from the coding sequence ATGTCCTATGATCCTGGTGCCCTGAATGCTGCTCTTGCTGCCGCTGTCGGCGAAGATTTCACGCTGATCGCGGACCTGCGTGTGGCCTTCATGGAAAGCGCCGAACGCCAGCTCGGCCTCCTCCGCAATGCGCAGTCCGACGCGAACTGGGAAGTCGCGTCATGGCGGCTGAAGGGATTGGCGGCGAGTTTTGGCCTTACGCACCTCATGGCATTAGCGGACGAAGCAGCGGATTGTGCAAGGGGCGATCCGCGCATTCTTCGGCAGTTGCGAATGGCGATCGACCGGCTTCAACAAAGCTGA
- a CDS encoding DUF2336 domain-containing protein, translating to MLAAMSAFSFLTGPTAADSWPAAPVLAGMSAVPVGHAIDLAFFFPNEGRERHDALMAETRRHLGGCVAGIEHALRFALDRPDVASLLAQQPEAICWPTICAQPTLLGPALLSHMQMRAGVTLLLRQFGQPDDRLDETEAEIIFPTDDPAVTEALAALAMAEGRWLTLGGEDEPMQPDIPAEHYAELLWTAAACLMAVVQRASLLDAGEILPAVEKAGWALLAEHDESRSPIAAADRLVRRLGERADMPELLGAALGQRRFLLFASLAARRLRMDSAHVADILVMGPVPELAALCRSLGGSDADYRHLLIALRPVRPSLTDAAIIVEAERYQALTEAQADGLVNALRAPRALRAKIDHLRRITV from the coding sequence ATGTTGGCCGCCATGAGCGCCTTTTCGTTCCTTACCGGACCAACGGCGGCGGACAGTTGGCCTGCGGCACCCGTCCTGGCCGGCATGTCGGCCGTGCCCGTAGGTCATGCCATTGATCTGGCATTTTTCTTTCCCAATGAAGGGCGGGAACGTCACGATGCGCTGATGGCCGAAACGCGGCGCCATCTGGGCGGCTGCGTCGCTGGCATCGAACATGCCCTGCGATTCGCACTTGACCGGCCAGACGTGGCGAGCCTGCTCGCGCAACAGCCCGAAGCGATCTGCTGGCCGACCATTTGCGCTCAGCCAACATTGCTCGGCCCGGCTTTGCTCTCTCACATGCAGATGCGTGCAGGTGTTACGCTATTGCTGCGGCAATTTGGTCAGCCCGATGATCGATTGGACGAGACAGAAGCAGAGATCATCTTTCCGACCGATGATCCAGCCGTGACGGAAGCGCTGGCTGCCCTTGCCATGGCGGAGGGGCGTTGGCTAACGCTGGGCGGGGAAGACGAGCCGATGCAGCCGGATATTCCTGCCGAACATTATGCCGAACTCCTATGGACGGCCGCCGCGTGCCTGATGGCTGTCGTTCAGCGGGCGTCGTTATTGGATGCTGGAGAAATCCTGCCCGCGGTAGAAAAAGCTGGGTGGGCCTTATTGGCTGAACATGACGAGAGCCGGAGCCCGATCGCAGCGGCAGACAGGTTGGTGCGCCGCCTGGGTGAACGTGCCGACATGCCCGAATTGCTGGGCGCTGCTCTGGGCCAGCGGCGATTCCTGCTATTTGCGTCCCTCGCGGCTCGGCGATTGCGCATGGATAGCGCGCATGTGGCTGACATATTGGTGATGGGGCCGGTCCCTGAACTGGCCGCGCTTTGCCGATCACTGGGGGGATCGGATGCCGACTATCGTCATCTGTTGATTGCATTGCGGCCTGTCCGGCCCTCTCTCACGGACGCTGCAATCATCGTAGAGGCGGAGCGGTATCAGGCGTTGACAGAGGCGCAGGCGGACGGTTTGGTGAACGCATTACGCGCGCCTCGGGCACTGCGTGCGAAAATCGATCATCTGCGGCGGATCACTGTCTGA
- a CDS encoding sensor histidine kinase — MNMPVHPAIIRATVAANGLLLSADAPLLALQREAGSDLGAVLAIPQLAALARLASRLSVTVSRSVTAAAERGDIDMWVRAKPEADGVQISVIEWNERPATTAPVDMMRREADIAAVSEGWTWQIDTQLRFQMVLEGAGLESALPQEPPIPGSRLTSYFELRPDEEGDLAILRGFAQRRAFRDQIATLIAEPEQCFRLSGFPMFDLAGQLLGYRGKAFPLDRAILAPHVPPAPAVVIYPAEFGRRLDRSLRQPLGRIIANADSINAQFDGPLRPDYAGYASDIAAAGRHLMALIDDLADLQAIDRLDFTVATEDVDLADIGRRAAGLFVVKAMSRKIKLFPPEAEHKTVATGEFRRALQILMNLVGNAVRYAPEDSEVRIETGVDDGRAWIAVMDQGAGVPEDSRERIFQKFERLGRSDPGGSGLGLYISRRLALAMGGDIQIGDAPGGGARFTLTLPASS; from the coding sequence ATGAATATGCCGGTGCATCCTGCCATTATCCGCGCGACTGTAGCGGCGAATGGATTGCTGTTGAGCGCGGATGCGCCTTTGCTGGCCTTGCAGCGTGAGGCAGGCTCCGACCTTGGCGCGGTGCTGGCTATTCCTCAATTGGCGGCGCTAGCGCGGCTTGCGTCGCGCCTTTCTGTTACCGTTTCACGATCGGTCACGGCGGCGGCCGAGCGCGGCGACATCGACATGTGGGTGCGCGCAAAGCCAGAAGCCGACGGCGTGCAGATATCCGTGATCGAATGGAATGAGCGGCCTGCGACGACTGCTCCTGTCGACATGATGCGCCGTGAAGCAGATATTGCGGCCGTCTCGGAAGGCTGGACTTGGCAAATCGACACGCAGCTGCGCTTCCAGATGGTGTTGGAAGGGGCAGGGCTGGAAAGTGCTTTGCCGCAGGAGCCCCCGATACCCGGTAGTCGTCTGACCAGCTATTTTGAACTGCGGCCGGATGAAGAGGGCGACCTCGCCATTCTGCGCGGATTTGCGCAGCGTCGCGCCTTCCGTGACCAGATCGCGACCTTGATTGCCGAACCTGAGCAATGCTTCCGGCTTTCGGGGTTCCCGATGTTCGATCTGGCGGGGCAGCTACTCGGTTACCGGGGCAAGGCATTTCCATTGGATCGAGCGATTCTGGCCCCTCATGTGCCGCCTGCGCCCGCCGTCGTCATATATCCGGCAGAGTTTGGACGGCGCCTCGATCGTTCCCTGCGCCAGCCGCTGGGGCGGATCATCGCCAATGCGGATTCGATCAATGCGCAGTTCGATGGGCCGCTGCGCCCGGACTATGCGGGTTATGCTTCCGACATCGCGGCTGCGGGCCGTCACCTGATGGCGCTGATCGATGATCTGGCGGACTTGCAGGCAATCGACAGGTTGGACTTCACCGTGGCGACCGAGGACGTGGACCTGGCCGATATTGGACGACGGGCCGCAGGGCTGTTCGTGGTCAAGGCGATGAGCCGCAAGATCAAACTTTTCCCACCAGAGGCGGAGCATAAGACCGTCGCGACGGGTGAGTTCCGGCGCGCACTGCAAATCCTGATGAACCTCGTCGGCAACGCTGTGCGCTATGCGCCCGAGGATAGCGAGGTGCGGATAGAGACGGGTGTCGATGACGGACGAGCCTGGATTGCTGTCATGGATCAAGGAGCAGGTGTCCCGGAAGACAGCCGGGAGCGCATCTTCCAAAAGTTCGAACGGCTCGGTCGGAGTGATCCTGGCGGTAGCGGTCTTGGCCTCTATATCTCTCGCCGACTTGCGCTTGCCATGGGTGGAGACATTCAGATCGGCGATGCCCCTGGTGGGGGTGCGCGATTTACGCTGACGCTACCGGCAAGCAGCTAG
- a CDS encoding citrate synthase, with the protein MSDNNATLTVGGDTKDYGILSGSVGPKVIDVRKLYANTGMFTYDPGFTSTASCDSGLTYIDGDAGILLHRGYPIDQLAEQSSFMEVSYLLLNGELPSKADLEDFTRTITRHTMVHEQLTTFYRGFRRDAHPMAIMCGVVGALSAFYHDSTDINDPEQRKIASHRLIAKMPTIAAMAYKYSVGQPFVYPRNDLSYTANFLRMTFSVPAEEYEPDPVIVDAMDKIFILHADHEQNASTSTVRLAGSSGANPFACIAAGIACLWGPAHGGANEAALNMLREIGTVDRIPEYIARAKNKDDPFRLMGFGHRVYKNYDPRATVMQKTAKDVLAKLGVNDPVFDVAKELEQIALNDPYFIEKKLYPNVDFYSGVILSAIGFPTEMFTVLFALARTVGWVAQWNEMISDPAQKIGRPRQLYTGPAERNYVPVSQR; encoded by the coding sequence ATGTCGGACAATAATGCCACTTTGACAGTCGGCGGCGATACCAAGGATTATGGTATTCTGAGCGGTTCCGTCGGCCCCAAGGTTATCGACGTTCGCAAGCTCTACGCCAACACCGGCATGTTCACCTATGATCCGGGCTTCACTTCTACGGCCAGCTGTGATTCCGGCCTGACCTATATCGATGGTGACGCCGGCATCCTGCTGCATCGCGGCTACCCCATCGATCAGCTGGCAGAACAATCCAGCTTCATGGAAGTCAGCTACCTCCTGCTGAATGGCGAACTGCCTTCGAAGGCGGATCTGGAAGACTTCACCCGCACAATCACGCGCCACACCATGGTGCACGAACAGCTCACCACCTTCTATCGCGGTTTCCGCCGCGACGCACACCCCATGGCGATCATGTGCGGCGTGGTCGGCGCTCTGTCCGCATTCTACCATGACTCGACGGACATCAATGATCCGGAACAGCGCAAGATCGCGAGCCACCGCCTGATTGCCAAGATGCCGACGATCGCGGCCATGGCGTACAAATATTCGGTGGGACAGCCTTTCGTCTATCCCCGCAACGACCTCAGCTACACCGCCAATTTCCTGCGGATGACCTTCTCGGTCCCCGCCGAGGAATATGAGCCCGATCCGGTCATTGTGGACGCGATGGACAAGATCTTCATCCTGCATGCTGACCACGAGCAGAACGCATCGACGTCGACCGTCCGTCTCGCTGGCTCGTCGGGCGCCAATCCCTTCGCTTGCATCGCCGCTGGCATCGCTTGCCTCTGGGGTCCTGCCCATGGCGGCGCGAACGAAGCCGCGCTCAACATGCTACGCGAGATCGGCACGGTGGACCGCATTCCGGAATATATTGCCCGCGCCAAGAACAAGGATGATCCGTTCCGCCTGATGGGCTTTGGCCATCGCGTGTACAAGAACTACGATCCGCGCGCGACCGTCATGCAGAAGACGGCAAAGGACGTCCTCGCAAAGCTGGGCGTCAACGATCCTGTCTTTGACGTCGCCAAGGAACTGGAGCAGATCGCACTCAACGATCCTTACTTCATCGAAAAGAAGCTCTACCCGAATGTGGACTTCTATTCGGGCGTGATCCTGTCGGCGATCGGCTTCCCGACCGAAATGTTCACGGTGCTCTTCGCCCTCGCCCGCACGGTTGGCTGGGTCGCGCAGTGGAATGAAATGATTTCTGACCCAGCGCAGAAGATTGGCCGTCCGCGCCAGCTCTACACCGGCCCGGCAGAGCGCAACTATGTCCCGGTTAGCCAACGCTAA
- the gltX gene encoding glutamate--tRNA ligase, producing the protein MSGNKTVSATGLNKQVVTRFAPSPTGFLHIGGARTALFNWLFARHHGGKFLLRIEDTDRARSTEDAVAAIFDGLDWLGLAGDEPAVFQFERSQRHAEVANQLLAAGHAYRCYATPEELAELREQQRAAKQPMRYDGRWRDSDPSEAPANAPFVIRLKAPREGETVIDDAVQGRVVVQNAELDDMILLRSDGTPTYMLAVVVDDNDMGITHVIRGDDHLNNAFRQLGIIKAMGWDEPVYAHIPLIHGSDGAKLSKRHGALGVDAYRDEMGMLPEAVLNYLLRLGWGYGDEETISRDRAIELFDISGVGRSPSRFDIKKLENLNAFYLREADDQRLAELVLPRVTQRLGTTPSVEAMALLAQAMPSLKPRAKTLNEIAEGAEFLFKASPLDFDDKAIALLDDSARELLGKTADALESVPSWTVEAIEEATRRVAEEVGLGLGKVAQPLRAALTGRTVSPGIFDVLFLLGKDRSLERLADARQASRAVGN; encoded by the coding sequence ATGTCGGGGAATAAAACGGTGAGTGCAACGGGTTTGAACAAGCAGGTGGTAACCCGTTTCGCGCCATCGCCCACGGGATTTCTTCACATCGGCGGCGCGCGCACCGCGTTGTTCAACTGGTTATTCGCCCGACACCATGGCGGCAAGTTCCTGTTGCGCATCGAAGATACCGATCGCGCCCGTTCGACCGAGGACGCTGTCGCCGCAATCTTCGACGGCCTTGACTGGCTTGGCCTTGCAGGCGACGAGCCCGCCGTCTTTCAGTTTGAGCGATCGCAGCGGCACGCGGAGGTCGCTAACCAGTTGCTCGCGGCAGGCCATGCCTATCGCTGCTATGCGACCCCCGAAGAACTGGCTGAACTGCGCGAACAGCAGCGCGCCGCAAAGCAGCCGATGCGTTATGATGGCCGCTGGCGGGACAGTGATCCATCGGAAGCTCCGGCCAATGCGCCGTTCGTCATCCGGCTCAAGGCGCCGCGCGAAGGCGAGACGGTCATCGACGATGCGGTCCAGGGCCGGGTAGTTGTCCAGAATGCGGAACTGGATGACATGATCCTGCTCCGCTCCGACGGGACGCCAACCTATATGCTCGCCGTCGTTGTCGACGATAACGACATGGGTATCACACATGTGATCCGTGGCGACGATCACCTGAACAATGCGTTTCGTCAGCTCGGCATTATTAAGGCGATGGGCTGGGACGAGCCAGTCTATGCCCATATTCCTTTGATCCACGGATCGGACGGCGCAAAGCTATCGAAACGGCACGGCGCGCTGGGCGTCGATGCCTATCGCGACGAGATGGGCATGCTGCCCGAAGCCGTGCTCAATTATCTTCTGCGCCTCGGCTGGGGCTATGGCGACGAAGAGACCATATCGCGAGATCGCGCGATCGAGCTGTTCGACATAAGCGGCGTGGGCCGATCGCCCTCCCGCTTCGACATCAAGAAGCTCGAAAATCTCAATGCATTCTACCTGCGCGAGGCGGATGACCAGCGCCTGGCGGAACTGGTCCTGCCGCGCGTGACGCAACGGCTCGGCACGACCCCGTCGGTCGAGGCGATGGCGCTTCTTGCGCAAGCCATGCCTTCGCTCAAACCACGCGCGAAGACGCTTAACGAGATTGCCGAGGGCGCGGAGTTCCTGTTCAAGGCAAGCCCGCTGGATTTTGACGACAAGGCTATTGCTCTGCTAGACGACTCGGCGCGCGAGCTGCTTGGGAAAACCGCCGACGCTCTTGAATCCGTCCCCTCCTGGACGGTCGAAGCAATCGAGGAAGCGACCCGCCGCGTGGCAGAGGAAGTCGGATTGGGGCTGGGCAAAGTGGCTCAACCGCTACGCGCGGCGCTAACCGGTCGCACGGTTTCGCCGGGGATATTTGATGTCCTTTTCCTTCTCGGAAAAGACAGGAGCTTGGAGCGGCTCGCGGATGCCAGGCAGGCATCGCGCGCTGTTGGCAATTAA
- a CDS encoding ComEC/Rec2 family competence protein, whose translation MAFEPRQTSVAPIIRRSGHQLFARLEQALEAEREQLALWVPVGLGLGIAAWFFLPNQLTWLSFCCCAIAIASGGLMLPEGGRIRHAIILGSLLAASGCLLIWGKALIVGTAPLPRATFVEVTGEVRSADTVPAQQMSRVSIRPIHMPALPSLIRVNIAAADLPEGVGKGAIIRFRTRLMPPAEASLPGSYDFSRRAYFQGIGATGRALKPIVVLRPSTEAPPLRNRLFAHILKNAHGDGAGIAAALATGDQGAISEADADAMRRSGLAHLLSISGLHVTALIGAVIFLLMRVMALSRHAALDWPLMLIAAAGGALAGLGYTLLTGAEVPTVRSCVAALLVLGGLALGREAITLRLIAAGALVVLLAWPEALAGPSFQMSFAAVIAIVALGEHHRFRAFAASREESVLRRLGRHLAVLLLSGFAVEMVLAPIALFHFHKAGMIGAFANLVAIPLTTFVVMPLEALALLLDVAGLGAPAWWLTGRALDLLLLIAHWVAASPWAIVTAPSVSNLIFGIIVLGGLWCLLWRSAWRWVGLAPLALGMAIIMMSSPPDILVTADGRHVAVRGQDGGMAILRERAGDYVRDMIAESAGYGGPLGALADLPEARCSMDLCMVALTGGGRIWQLLVTRSGVVVPKDSLARDCARADIVIADRRLPPWCRPRWLKADRRLLAHTGGLAIDLDGGTVRTGKIAGDAHPWVARPSYLPSRRRSGQLYRRSRPASFP comes from the coding sequence ATGGCTTTTGAGCCACGACAAACGTCCGTTGCGCCGATAATAAGGCGCAGCGGCCATCAGCTTTTCGCGCGCCTCGAACAGGCATTGGAGGCTGAGCGCGAGCAACTTGCGCTTTGGGTTCCGGTGGGCCTTGGATTGGGCATCGCGGCTTGGTTCTTTCTGCCTAACCAGCTGACATGGTTGTCTTTTTGCTGTTGCGCGATTGCGATTGCGAGTGGCGGATTGATGCTGCCGGAGGGCGGCCGGATACGCCACGCGATTATATTGGGCAGTCTGCTCGCGGCGTCAGGTTGCCTGTTAATATGGGGGAAAGCCCTGATCGTCGGCACGGCGCCATTGCCGCGTGCGACATTTGTAGAAGTGACTGGCGAAGTCAGGTCAGCCGATACGGTGCCAGCGCAGCAGATGAGTCGCGTATCGATCCGTCCGATCCACATGCCTGCGCTGCCTTCCTTGATCCGGGTGAACATAGCAGCGGCGGACCTACCCGAAGGGGTTGGCAAAGGCGCCATCATTCGCTTTCGCACGCGGTTGATGCCTCCTGCCGAAGCGAGCCTGCCCGGCAGTTATGATTTTTCGCGTCGAGCCTATTTTCAGGGGATCGGGGCAACGGGACGCGCGCTTAAGCCCATCGTCGTGCTACGCCCATCAACGGAGGCGCCGCCTCTGCGCAATCGTCTTTTCGCGCATATATTGAAGAATGCGCATGGCGACGGGGCGGGCATAGCCGCAGCGCTGGCGACGGGGGATCAGGGCGCCATCAGCGAGGCGGACGCCGACGCGATGCGCCGCAGCGGCCTTGCCCATCTGCTCTCGATCAGCGGGCTGCACGTCACCGCCCTTATCGGCGCAGTCATTTTTCTGCTGATGCGGGTCATGGCACTTAGTCGGCATGCGGCGTTGGACTGGCCGTTGATGCTGATCGCTGCGGCCGGTGGCGCGCTGGCGGGCCTGGGATATACTTTGCTGACGGGTGCGGAAGTGCCGACGGTTCGATCCTGCGTCGCGGCACTGTTGGTGCTGGGCGGGCTTGCGCTAGGGCGTGAGGCCATCACCTTGCGGCTGATAGCCGCCGGTGCACTGGTGGTTCTGTTGGCATGGCCAGAGGCGCTGGCAGGGCCAAGCTTCCAGATGAGCTTCGCCGCAGTTATCGCCATTGTTGCCTTGGGCGAACATCACCGCTTTCGGGCGTTCGCGGCATCCCGTGAGGAGTCAGTGCTTCGGCGACTGGGTCGCCACCTTGCCGTCTTGCTTCTCTCCGGCTTTGCGGTGGAAATGGTTTTGGCGCCGATCGCGTTGTTCCACTTTCACAAGGCCGGGATGATAGGCGCTTTTGCAAATCTCGTCGCTATTCCCCTGACAACCTTTGTGGTCATGCCGCTGGAGGCATTGGCCTTGCTGTTGGATGTTGCCGGTCTTGGGGCTCCTGCCTGGTGGTTGACGGGCCGCGCGCTCGACCTGCTGCTGCTGATCGCGCATTGGGTGGCGGCAAGTCCTTGGGCGATCGTCACTGCGCCTTCCGTGTCCAACCTGATTTTCGGGATCATCGTGCTGGGCGGCCTTTGGTGTCTGCTTTGGCGAAGCGCTTGGCGCTGGGTAGGACTGGCCCCCTTGGCGCTGGGGATGGCCATCATCATGATGAGTTCGCCACCCGACATTCTTGTGACAGCCGATGGGCGCCATGTTGCCGTTCGCGGGCAGGACGGTGGCATGGCTATTCTGCGCGAACGGGCTGGAGATTATGTCCGCGATATGATTGCGGAAAGTGCAGGCTATGGAGGTCCGCTGGGCGCTCTTGCAGACTTGCCCGAGGCGCGTTGTTCCATGGACTTGTGCATGGTGGCCCTAACCGGAGGAGGGCGCATATGGCAGCTATTGGTGACGAGAAGCGGGGTTGTCGTGCCCAAGGACAGCCTGGCCCGCGATTGCGCGCGTGCCGACATCGTTATCGCTGATCGCCGCCTGCCGCCATGGTGTCGGCCCCGCTGGCTGAAAGCCGACCGGCGGCTGTTGGCACATACCGGGGGGCTGGCGATCGATCTTGATGGAGGAACCGTGCGAACCGGGAAAATAGCGGGCGACGCACATCCGTGGGTCGCCCGGCCTTCCTATTTACCGTCGCGTCGCCGATCCGGTCAGTTGTACCGCCGGAGCAGACCAGCCAGCTTTCCTTGA